From Deltaproteobacteria bacterium:
CGATTGCCATCTAGTGGAGCAGCTCGTCAGACAGTTTGATAATTCTCATTCCTGGGTCACCGAAGAGCACTACCTCGACCGGTTGGTAGAAAAGTTCATGAACAATATTCTTATCGCCAGCCTCTATGAAGATGGACTTTTTCTGGAGTCTCAGGATGTGATAGGAGAGATAAAGCTTTTTGAATTGCAAAATGGGCCGCAAATTCAGGTTGACTTGGACGCCTTCATGTCTGAGGACGACACAGCGGAAAAGCAGCAGCTGCCGCAACCTCACATGATTGCCTCCATCTGCTGATGACTCTGGCCGGCCTGTTGCATATCGAGTTTAAAGGGATTTATTCCGCTCACTGGCGGTATCCCTCAGCACAAGCCGGGAGAAAGACAATGGCTCACAAGGTTCTGGTTGTTGACGACGAAGCACAGGTTAGAGATATCCTCAGCAGGTTTCTTGCCGTCCAGGGCTATGAACCTATAACAGCCAGTAGCGGCGATGAAGCAATCGCCCTGGTGAAAAATGAAAGTCCAGCAGTGATCCTACTGGATATTACCATGCCCGGCACTGATGGCATTGAAACCTGTCAGCGGCTGCGTGAGATGGAGACAACGAGGCTGGTGCCGATAATCGTGGCCACCGCCCATCCAGACTGTGTCCCGGAAGCACTGCTGGTGGGAGCTGATGATTTTGTAGACAAACCCTTCGATTTCAAGGAGCTTTCACTCCGCCTGGAAACTGCCCTGCAAATTGCCCATCTCGCAGATGAGACAGAAAGAGCCATGCTCTACACCCAACTCTTGGGGGAGAGCCTGCATTAGCAAGGCTGTCGTCAACCTCGGGTTGGCCTTATGTGGAGAGGCGTGATAACAGGGTGAAGCTGTTGAGAACCTTGTTGAAGCTTTCGCGGTCTCGCTCGAGAAATTCTCTTTTGGACGTATTGTATCTGATGCTGTAAAAGGTATCGTCTATAAGAAAACCGTGGTAGATTGTCTGCTGTTTGAGCCCGTCCCGGGTCTGGAAACTGAACACCAGACGAAAACCTCTGTATTGCTTTATCTTCACAGGATCGTTCTCTAAAACTCGAAAATTGGCCACTAGAGGATCAGAAGAGATTTCATCAATAATGATTTCGGCCAGTTCTTGCGGCAACATGCCCTTCTTGAATTTCTTGCTTGTGTGTTTGAAAGGTCTGTCAACATCGATTTCTTGAACAAGGATATATTCCAAATAGGGACTGTCTCTGGTGATGAGCAAATACTTGCTGGTATCTATTCTTTTCCATCCTCGAGGAATATCCACGGAAAAAGCTGCAGTTGAATAATGCAGTGGATCTCCTGGCGGCCTGCCTGTAGCACACGCAGTCAAGAGACACAGTAGGAGGAGGATGAGATATCTTTTCATGTCGTCTCGTTCCTATTCAGAGCACTGCTGCAAATATTCCACAATGTAATTCTTGTCTGTGGCAGTCGGAGCCAGGGCAA
This genomic window contains:
- a CDS encoding response regulator; the protein is MAHKVLVVDDEAQVRDILSRFLAVQGYEPITASSGDEAIALVKNESPAVILLDITMPGTDGIETCQRLREMETTRLVPIIVATAHPDCVPEALLVGADDFVDKPFDFKELSLRLETALQIAHLADETERAMLYTQLLGESLH